Genomic segment of Methanolobus mangrovi:
TGAGAGTGTTCTTACACCTGAAATCGCATCACCCGAAGATGAAATGCTAATCAGATCGTCACCAAGAGTATCATAAACTATCGAAGTACCTCCATTGTCTGGAGTTTGTTTTCCAAGAGTCTTACCAGATATAATATAATCTCCTGGCAAAGCACTTGCAGGGACTGTAACATCATAAATGACCGTTGCTGAAGTTCCGGAAGGAACATTTGACATTATATTAGACCATACCCATTCATTCTGACTTGGAGAATATGTGAACAGACCTGAATTATTTTCAGTAATAGTCCATCCCGAAGGTAAAACCTCTTGTAACCCAATTGTCACAAGTTCTTCTGCTGTACTTAGATCAATAACAACAGTGAAGTTTTCACCGGGATTTACGGTTGTTTTTGAAATCTGTCTGGTTGCTGTAATTTCACCTGAAGCTAATACGGGAATCGAAAGCATCAGTAAGGAAAACACAATCAACACGCTTATTTTGATACATTTATGCTCCACACAATACATTGTAAACCACCCATTGAATTAATTGAAAATAGTAAATCCACCTGCAGTTACTGCGAATGATCACCTTCTTTTACTTCTGTTGCTGAAATCACTCTGAATTCAGATTTTCCTTCAACCACACGTGCAGGCATCGAGAATATTATCAGTATAATAAAAATCAGTATGACAAAGTACGCCCTCAACTTATCAAAAATATATTTCATACCCCAACCAACTTTCTATTATCTAATAATTTTATCATAAAACCCATTAACATCCTACTATATATTGAATTTGAAGTAATATTCTGTAATAATGTTCTGAAGAAAAACTCAGTGTTGGATTTTTTAGCAATTGTTTGAACGACAACTTAGAAAATATAATATCGATAGTGTGTTATGATTATGGAATTCTTAAGTCAGAGTTGACAAGTTCCTCGGGTACGACACTGTAAACCAGATAAAAACAATACAAGAAAAAGAATATAATCTCGTGGCTATCGCAATAAATGTTTAAGTTTCAGAAGATAGCCACTAAAACATATCAATGTGTTCATATTTTACTCAAGCTGAGAATCTTTCCTGCATATAAATTATCCAAACCTCCAGCTATAAATCAAGTCCTGCAACCTAACAAGATCAATCAGTTCACCAGTAGAAGTATCAATACCAAATCTCCAACAATAGATAGCATCCTGTAACTCAATCAGGGTAATTGCTTCGCCACCGTCAGAATCAGGGTCGTTCCAGGGATTCCAGTCGTTGACTTCATCAAAAGCATCTCCCTTTGTCATATCATACACATTGATAGCATCAGCATATTTCACAACGATGATAACGGGTTCACCTAAAAGATGACCGATGTTAGCCGTATCTTCAAGTGAATAAACTGATTTCGTATCAGCATATTTCACAACGATGACACCGGGCTCGCCGGAGAGATAACTGATATTCGTAGTACCTTCAAGCGAATAAACTGATCTTGTGTCAGCATATTTCACAACGATGATACCAGGTTCACCGGAAAGATGCTCCACATTGACAGCATCCGTTAAATCCAGCTCCCATACGGTATCTGCATTTACAACCAATATCTCTTCCGCATTGACCAGAGCCATGTTCATCAGGAATAACAAAAAGATTATTCCCACGGCTTTAGTCTGCATACTCCAGCACCAATCCTACTCTTCCTGTTGCATAATTATCTGTTTGTATCATTACTGTTTGTTCTACACCATTCTGGACCTGTCCGGTAAAGGAGCCATAATTTGAGTCGGTTGTAGCTAAATAACTAACTTGGACTCCATTTAAATACGCATAACTTTTGCCGTAACCAGCATTACTTGGGTAGCCATCGATATTGTAGTGAGACCAATCAACAGCATATGTCTGAAAAATGGTCGGGATAGTAAATTTGAAGAAATTTTCTCCACCTTGAACTGATTCAACTATGATCATCATATTCTTTGCATCTTCATACCTGAAATCATAGTATTTTATCCCACTAGAAGTTCCTCCGACGCTTGTAGCCATTATTCCTATAGCCTTGCTCAATGTGGTGGAAGTTATTGCTTCACCACTGTAATCTGCCCATGGCAATATCCAGCTTGATGGCCTTTCACTTGGATAGTAAGCTACCACCCATCCATCTGTACTCACATACACATGTGGATATTCTTCTTCGTCATGTACGTCAAGGGCAACCGTACCTATCACATAATCCGAGGTTTCCCTTTCAATAGTTGCAAAAGCAGATTTTGCAGATTCCAGATTAATGCCGCTTGGTTTAGCCTGCACATATGCAGAAATTCCAGCTTCATCAGCCGGGAAGTCAACTGCTGCACTGGCACATCCTGTTAATGCAAATAACACAAGAAGTGCAAAAGACAATATCATTGCTTTTCTTATCATCCTATCTCAACCCTATTCTATGAATGGGGGTTTTTCAAGGGATATGGAGACCGGACCTGCTGATTTATTCGTTTCATTTAAATTTGCAGCAGTTTCATTGATGGTGTTGCTTTTAGACATGGTTTCATTCACACTTGTATCCTGTTTATTATCTATATCAGCAACTACCGAGATTGCCGCAAGTAACAGTATTACTATAATACCACTAAATAAAAATTTGTAGCTACTCATCACTAAATCCCCAATCCAACCCCAAAAAATTATACACAGCCACACTAAATTTCTAAGCATTATATAATTTTTATAGATAATAGAAGTGTGAAGGACGTTAACCTTTTGGAAACTATTTTACTGAATAAAGATACTTATTTACATCTTGTAACAGCTCTGTAGAAAAACTATTTCTTATTTTATTTTAACTTGCTAATTTAAAAAGGATTAATCCCTCTTAGCATCATCTGACAACGAAAACACATGTGAAATGATTGTGTTTTGTCTAATAAGCATTTAAAGTTTGTTGATACAGCGTTAGCTGCATCATAAAACTCATATATTCAGATCTATAGTTGCAAATATTCTAAAAGGAAATATGTACAGCATCAGCTACTGACTTTGGTTTTATTGAAAGAATATCTTAATGGGGCTTATCAATATAGGGTAGAAATTGTGGAAGTGGTGGATAAAATCAGAGAGATAATTGGACTTAAACAGGTTACACACCTTGCTATAAAATTTCGTTATCTCCTGTTCATTTTATCTTTTTTGTCTTTTGATTGTTTTTCCACCACACATCAAAATAATATATGATGTAGGCATTCTACAGATCCGAAATCAGAGAAAAACTCAAATTGAGTTTACCTTTTTGAAGATAAACATGAAACACTATTAATAACTCTCTTAAATATATGCGTGGACCGAATTTCTTGGCAAGCAGACGGCCCTTTAATATTTTTAACTATCTCTTCCTGTTATTTTCTCCTGCTTTACGTGATATTTACCGAAGGAGGAAAATATTGTGATCTGCTTTATCATCATATCTTTCTTTGGATGGTGAATAAGCTATTATAAGATTACAACTGAAAAATGTAGTAATACGTCTCGGTAGCACTTGTAATATCGAATGCCACCCCGGAGTGTCACGGCGAGCACTTGCAATTATTATTAGCTCATTTTTACATTCACCTCTTGCATCCAGAGAACCTACAAGAGCTTCCCATCCTTCAATATCTTCAAATGTGATGGAAATATCAGAACCTGACCCATTGAAAAATTCCTTATATTTTTCGGGTTTATCATCCACCACTATAGCTTTCACTGGTGCTGATGTCTGTTCAGCTATTCTTTTTATGGAATCCGCTACAGAACAAAAACCCGAATTATGATCCATACCAGGTGGGATTATAAGAGTGATTCTCTGCGTATTGCACAAAGGAATCCTTATCATTGAAACAAGCACAAGTTCCTTAGTTCCCCTTAGTACCTGGTCAATGACCGAACCTATAATACCCTCCTTTAGGGAATGGATACCATCCCAGCCTATTACGGTGGTTGAGATTCTGTTCTCAAGAATCGCTCCCATTATACCGGAAGCTACGTTGTAGCCAAGACGTACATGAGTTTTTACAGGAACTTCAGTACATGCAGCATAATTAGTGGTTTCCATAAGCATTTTCTCAGCTTCAGCAACCTTTTTTTCAGAATTATCACTATCATATTTTACAACAGAAAGTACATGCAACGGTTCACTTGATCTTTTCTCCCGAATCATCAGGGCTAAGTCCATTAAAAGTTGCTTGTAAGCAGATTGCGTCGAAAATGAAACAAGTATACGGGAGTCTGTTTCCTGAAGATGGCATGTGACACTCTCTGCAAGAGAGACCCTGTGACCATAAATCTCAACAATCTGAGGACTTATTATCCCGACGATAAGTATCATTATCACTACGGCATTTACCAGACCTTCATTGAAAAGACCGGCTTCAAAACCGACTAACACAATTGCAAGTGCTGCTGCAGCATGGCCAATAGACAAACCGAACATGCTCATTATCTGATTCCTATTATAGCGGTATATTTTCCCTGTAAACCATGCAGCTCCAAACTTGCCAATGAACATAGCGCCTATCATCCAGAGTGCCACGCTGAGCTGGTTCCCTCCTTCAAAGAAAGAATGGATATTTGTAAGCATTCCTACTGAAAAAAGGAAGAAAGGTATGAACAATACATTTCCAGCGAACTCTATCCTGTTCATGAGTGGACTGGTATTTGGAATGATACGATTAAGCAAAAGGCCGGCCAGAAAAGACCCAATAATAGGTTCAACTCCGGCAATTTCTGCAAGATATGCAAGTATAAATGCTATAGCTAACACAAAAAGAAATTCAAAATAACTCTCATCTGTAAGTTTACTGAAAAACAATCGTGCAATGCGAGGTACAATAAACAACGAGCCTACAAAGAAAACAGTCAGCCCGAAAAGCAATCTGATCCAGAAGAATAAATCAAGGCTGCCCTCTAGAGAAGAAATCACAACAGCAAGAATCATCAAGGTCATTGTATCAGTAAGTAAAGTAGCTCCAATCGCTGCAGTGATGGCCTCATTGTTGACGATTCCAAGCTTCTTGATAACGGGATATGCAAGTAAGGTTTGTGAAGCAAACACGGAAGCAAACAGGAGGGCTTCAATGAAGGGCAGACCCAATACATAATATCCTGCAGCAGTGCCTGCAACCTGTGGAATTAAAAATGATAATGTGCCAAAGACCAAGCTCCTATCTATCTTCTCAATGAACTTATTAATATTAATCTCCAGTCCCGCTATGAACATAAGATAAACAAGACCAATCTCACCAAGAAGGACTATGGTCTCATCCCTCTCCAATATATGCAACGCATTGGGACCGATCAATGCACCGGCAAGGATCACACCAATCATCCCGGGTAATCTAAATGATTTGAATAGGAGAGGTGCAATAAGGAACACAAGCATAGACAACGCGAAAATCAGCACGGGTTCATGTAGAGGGATCGACGGGAACATGTCCATT
This window contains:
- a CDS encoding cation:proton antiporter; amino-acid sequence: MFPSIPLHEPVLIFALSMLVFLIAPLLFKSFRLPGMIGVILAGALIGPNALHILERDETIVLLGEIGLVYLMFIAGLEININKFIEKIDRSLVFGTLSFLIPQVAGTAAGYYVLGLPFIEALLFASVFASQTLLAYPVIKKLGIVNNEAITAAIGATLLTDTMTLMILAVVISSLEGSLDLFFWIRLLFGLTVFFVGSLFIVPRIARLFFSKLTDESYFEFLFVLAIAFILAYLAEIAGVEPIIGSFLAGLLLNRIIPNTSPLMNRIEFAGNVLFIPFFLFSVGMLTNIHSFFEGGNQLSVALWMIGAMFIGKFGAAWFTGKIYRYNRNQIMSMFGLSIGHAAAALAIVLVGFEAGLFNEGLVNAVVIMILIVGIISPQIVEIYGHRVSLAESVTCHLQETDSRILVSFSTQSAYKQLLMDLALMIREKRSSEPLHVLSVVKYDSDNSEKKVAEAEKMLMETTNYAACTEVPVKTHVRLGYNVASGIMGAILENRISTTVIGWDGIHSLKEGIIGSVIDQVLRGTKELVLVSMIRIPLCNTQRITLIIPPGMDHNSGFCSVADSIKRIAEQTSAPVKAIVVDDKPEKYKEFFNGSGSDISITFEDIEGWEALVGSLDARGECKNELIIIASARRDTPGWHSILQVLPRRITTFFSCNLIIAYSPSKERYDDKADHNIFLLR